AGACCGAATAGACCTTCGAACCATTCACCCGTGAAGACAAACTTATCACGGCTTTCTCCATTTGGAAGAGAAGCTGGCATTTCGTTCCAGATTTCGTCAGCAGTGAACGACATGATAGGTGCCATCCAACGAACAAGTGCTTCAACGATGTAGTAAAGCGCTGTCTGACAGCTGCGCTGTGCATGGCCGCCCAGTTTCGCTGTGTACTGACGGTCTTTGATAACGTCTAGATAGAATGAGCCCATTTCGATAGAGCAGAACTGCATTAGACGCTGAGTCACGCCGTGCGTGTTGTACTCTTCGTACGCTTTTACAATCTCTTCTTGAGCCGCTAGTGCACGACCTACCGCCCAACGATCCAATGCCACCATTTCTTCTGCTGGTACCAGGTCAGTTTCTGGGTTGAAACCGTTTAGGTTTGCCAGGAAGAAGCGAGCTGTGTTACGGATACGACGGTAAGCATCTGCAGAGCGCTTAAGGATTTCATCAGAAACCGCGACTTCACCTGTGTAGTCAGTCGATGCTACCCATAGACGCAGAATGTCTGCACCTAGCTTGTTAGTCACATCTTTTGGCGCAACAACGTTACCGATTGACTTAGACATCTTACGGCCGTGACCATCAACCACGAAGCCGTGCGTTAGCACTTGCTTGTATGGTGCTTCGTCTTTCATCGCGATAGATGAAATTAGCGAAGACTGGAACCAACCACGGTGTTGGTCAGAACCTTCTAGATAAAGGTCTGCACTGTTGCCATTGAACTCTTCACGAGAATCAACAACAGAGTAGTGGGTCACACCAGAATCGAACCAAACATCTAGTGTATCCAGAACTTTCTCGTACTGGCCAGCTTCGTCGCCCAGTAGGTCTGCAGTTTCTACATCCCACCAAGCTTGAATGCCTTTCTCTTCTACTAGCTGAGCCACTTTTTCAATCAGCTCTAGCGAGTTTGGATGAAGTTCTGCCGTCTCTTTGTGAACAAACAGAGCGATTGGCACACCCCAAGTACGTTGACGAGAGATACACCACTCAGGGCGACCTTCAATCATACCTTCGATACGGCTTTGACCCCACTCAGGCATCCACTCAACACCCTTGATTGACTCTAGTGCTTTAGCACGTAGTCCCGCTTGATCCATAGATACGAACCACTGAGGTGTTGCACGGAAGATGATTGGCGTCTTATGGCGCCAGCAGTGTGGGTAGCTGTGCTCGTAAGCGTGATGATGAAGTAGCGCACCTTTTTCTTTCAGTACTTCTACAACGGCATCGTTAGCTTTAAATACGTGCTGACCCGCGAATAGCTCAGTATCAGGCAAGTAAACGCCGTTTGAACCTACTGGGTTAGCGACTTCTAGATCGTATTTTTGACCGACCGCGAAGTCTTCTTGACCATGGCCAGGTGCTGTATGAACCACACCAGTACCTGATTCAGTCGTTACGTGATCGCCTAGGATCGCCGGAACGGTGAAGTCGTAGAATGGGTGGTTGAACTGAGAAAGCTCTAGATCGGCACCTTTCGCAAAACCAAGGTTGTGGAAGTGCTCGATACCAGCACGATCCATCACGTCTTTCGCTAGCTCAGAAGCCACGATAATACGCTCTGGGTTGTCGCCTTCAGTTTGGATAAGTACGTACTCAAGATCGTCACGTAGACATACCGCACGGTTAGCAGGTAGTGTCCACGGTGTTGTTGTCCAGATAACAATTGAGATATCGCCCTGGCCTTCATGACCTTCGCTTAGCTCAAATTTAGACAAAAGCGCAGCTTCGTCGGCCGCTTTAAAGCGTACGTCGATAGAAGGAGAAACTTTATCTTTGTACTCAACTTCTGCTTCAGCAAGTGCCGAGCCACAGTCTGTACACCAGTGAACTGGTTTAAAGCCTTTTAGTAGGTGGCCTTTGTCTGCGATCTTACCTAGTGCACGAATGATGTTTGCTTCAGTTGCAAAGTCCATCGTGCGGTAAGGCTTGTCCCACTCTCCAAGAATACCTAGACGCTTGAAGCTCTCTTTTTGACCTTCAACCTGGCCTGCCGCGTACTGGCGACACTTCTCACGGAATTCAGCCGCGGTCACTTTTTGGCCAGGCTTACCCACTTTCTTCTCTACCATCAGTTCGATAGGTAGACCGTGGCAATCCCAACCTGGAATATAGGGTGAATCAAAACCTGAAAGTGTTTTGGATTTAATAATAATGTCTTTAAGAATCTTGTTTAGAGCGTGACCAATGTGAATGTCACCATTCGCATATGGAGGACCATCGTGTAGAACGAAGGATTTTTTGCCTTTTTTAGCTTTACGGATCTCACCGTAAAGATCTTCTTTATACCAACGCTTAAGCATTTCTGGCTCACGATTGGCCAGGTTGCCGCGCATTGGAAACCCTGTTTCAGGTAGGTTCAGGGTATCTTTATACTCACTCATCGATTCTTAATTCCGTTGTATTGGGCGACAGTTAGACATTATGTTAGCGGTGGAATCTTCCGCTAACCCTTAAACTGACGTAGCCACACCCTTGCTACATCAGCATCCAATTCTATTTGCTGCTTAAGCAGCTCCAATGACTCGAATTTTTTCTCATCACGGATTTTGTGAAGCAGTGCCACTTCAATTTGTTGACCATAAAGGTTGCCCTCGTAGTCAAAAATATGCACTTCAAGATCGGGCGTTGTCCCCGCGACCGTTGGCTTTTTACCTACATTAGCAATGCCTGGTAGCGGCTTATCATCCACACCGAATACCTGCACAGCATAAACGCCACGCACCGGCACGACATAGCGCTTAAGTGAAATATTGGCGGTCGGAAATCCAAAACCACGCGCTAACTTTTGACCATGGGCAACACGCCCTGACAAAGTATAGTGACGCCCCAACATTTCTGCGCTTGCATCGAGCTCGTCATTGGCAAGAGCCTGACGAATGGCCGTTGAACTGACTCGAGTCTCTTCAACAAGAAAACTTGCCGTATTCACGACTTCAAAACCGAACTCATCGCCCGCTTTTTGAAGCATCTCGAAATTACCTTCGCGCCCTTTACCGAAGCGGAAGTCATCGCCGATGACAAGGAACTTAACACCCAATTTGTCCACCAACAAGTCTCGAATAAAAGACTCCGCAGTTAAGCTGGCAAATCGTTGATTAAAGTTCACGCACAACAGGCGATCCAGTTCCATTTTCTCAAGCAGTTCGTACTTATCACGTAATCGAGTCAAACGCGCTGGCGCTTTATCTTTCGCAAACAGCTCCATCGGTTGTGGTTCAAAAGTCATCACAACCGCAGGCAAACCAAGCAGAGATGCTCTCTGTTTTACCTGGCTCAGTACACGTTGATGCCCAAGGTGGACACCGTCAAAGTTGCCGATGGTTAAAACGCAGCCATGGTGCTGATTTTTAAGGTTATGTATGCCTCGAATGAGTTCCATGAAACGACCAAACCACCTGCTTGAGTAAATATTACGAGTGTGAAACCGACGGATTATAACCAATCATTGTTAATCTGTCGCTGCTTTTACGTCTTTCGGACGAATTCCCAAAATAAGCAGTGCCACCAAGTATGTCACCCCTCCAAGACCAATCAGTACCGTCAAGCTAACAATACGCTCAGATAAGCCCCAACTAAGCCACTGCTGCATGTCTTGTAGCTGCCACAGCAATACCGCCACCATAGCGGCTACAGCAATCACTAGACGAACGACAAAGCCAACGGTTTTCTTGGTAATGCGATAGACATTTTGACGATGAAGTCCACGATAGAGCAGCGCCATATTAATAAAGGCAGACAACGCTGTTGCCATTGCCAGACCAACATACCCATAGAAATAAGCAAAGATCGCATTGAAGACCATGTTGGTCGCCATAGCAACAATGCCATATTTCACTGGCGTCTTCGTATCTTGGCGCGAGTAATAACCTGGCGCGAGTACCTTAATCAACATAAAGTTAAGTAGACCGGATGCATAAGCTAATAAAGATAGAGACGCCTGATCAACATCATGAGGAGTAAATTCACCACGCATGAAGAGCACCATCAACATCGGCTTTGCGAGCACCATTAATCCCAACATCGCAGGTAAGCCGAGTAGGATAACCATGCGTACGCCCCAATCCATGGTGTGAGCAAAACCTTCACTTTGAGCGTCAACGTGCTTACGTGATAGCGCCGGCAAAATCACGGTAGCAATGGCAATACCAAACAAACCAAGCGGGAACTCTAAAAGACGGTCAGAGTAGTAAAGCCAACTGATTGAACCTGTGGCTAGGAAACTGGCAATAAAGGTATCGAACAGCAGGTTAATTTGGCTCACCGATACACCGAACAATGCAGGAATCATCAAGGTACGGATCTTAGTCACCCCAGGATCGCGCCAGCCCCACTTAGGCCTAACCAATACCCCCTCTTTAATAAGGAAGGGAATTTGGAACGCAAACTGGACAAAGCCACCTAAAAACACCCCAATTGCCAAGCCAATTTCCGGCTGTGCCAGGTTTGGTGAAAGGAACCACGCACAGGCAATGATCATCACATTGAGAAAGACGGGCGTAAAAGAAGACACCGCAAACTTGCCTAAGGTGTTAAGAATCGCCCCTGATAGCGCAACAAACGTAATAAACCAGAGATACGGGAAGGTGATTTTAAGCATCAAGCTGGCGAGTTCAAACTTCGGAGCCGCAGGGCCATCATTGAGCCAATCAAGAAACCAACCAAAACCAAATAAAGCGGTAACAACGCTCGAGCCAAGAATACCGAGTAGCGTCACAATAGTGACAATCACTCCCAACGTACCGGACGCTTTAGCGATTAAATCTCGAGTTTTATCTTTATCACCAGAGGCATGATATTCGGTAAGTACAGGAACAAATGCCTGAGAGAAAGCACCTTCTGCAAAAAGGCGTCTAAGAAAGTTGGGGATTTTATTGGCAAAGAAGAAGACATCAGCGCTCGCCCCTGCCCCCATTAGATTCGCCACCACCACATCACGAACCAGTCCCAATACTCGAGACACCAGCGTCATGGCACTGACAATCATGCCGGACTTAAGAAGGCGTTTACTCACGATAACCTCTGAATTACCTAGCCAATGCTTTGCTATTTATCGGTTTCAATAGCCTTTGTTATTGAAGAGAGGATTAGTATTAGCATTGGTCGAAAAATACTGTTAGAATCCCCGCCATCTTAACCGCGATAGCCCACAGATATCAAAAATTGTTTTGTATCGTCGGGTTTTTGCACAAATCATTTGACAATTGAGCGCAAATGAGGGATATTCCTCGCCCTTAAATTGTCACCGAACTAAGTTTTTGGGAGTTAGACCCTTGGCAAACAGTAAATCTGCTAAGAAGCGCGCTATCCAAGCTGAGAAACGTCGCCAGCACAACGCTAGCCGTCGTTCTATGATGCGCACTTACATGAAGAAAACAATCGCAGCTATCGAAGCTGGCGACAAAGAAGCAGCAACTTCAGCATTTGCAGAAGTTACTCCAATCCTTGACCGCATGGCGACTAAAGGCCTTATTCATAAGAATAAAGCTGCTCGTCACAAGGCTCGCTTCTCTGCTGCAATCAAAGCTCTATAATCTAGACTTTGTATTGTGTTAAAAAAACCGGCTAAGGCCGGTTTTTGTATCTGCATTTTCTATATTGACAGTTTTCTTTGTTAACAAGAAAACACTCGCTACGACAAAGTAGCGAACGTTATGGCTTACTCATCACTGCAGTACATACCATGCAACGTTTCAATCAACTGGCGAACTTCGCTGCTGCTCAGGGTATAAAACACCGTTTGTGCTTCTTTACGCGTGGAGACCAATCCATCGCGGCGCAACCAAGCTAAATGCTGAGACAGTGCTGATTGACTCAATTCCAAACGCGCACACAACTCACCGACCGACAACTCTGTATTGTGTAGCATACACAGAATTTGCAGGCGTCTCTCATTAGCCATCGCTTTTAAGAGTACTACCGCTTGTGATGCGTTTTTCTCCATATCCTGCAAGTTCATAATCTACCTCTAGTTATTTGGTGATACCGTTGTCAATGTGCCAGTCTTTGCCACAGAAAATCATAACGCTGGCAATTTCCGACACATTTTACATGGTTAGCACGCGCATGCTAACGCTTTGTTTAATTAACTGTTGTTGACATGAATAAATTGATAACTAACTCTAAAGTTAAAACGCAAGTAGATCAGTAAAATCCGCTTCACAGACACTTTTTACCGCTGGATGTTGGATCATTCGTTCTGCGAAAATTACGTAATACTCTTCTTTAATGTCTTCAATATCTCCAATCAACTGCAAGTTACGCTTATCTTTTATTTCCGACATATAGATACTCGGCGCCAAGAAGATGACATCGTCTTTGTACATAGAGAAGGCTTTCATCAACGCAACATCGTCAAACTCACCCAAAATATTCGGCTGAATTCCCTGTTGGTCAAACCATTGGATAACTTTACGACCCATGGATGTACGACTACCAGGAATAAGCAGCCGAGTCTGTTCAAGTACTTCAGGAAAACGTACGTTCTCCAAATGCCCAGAAGTAAAGAAGCTCATGCGACTTTCGCCCAGCTTTTTACTGAACAACCCCGGGCTTTGGCTGGAATCCACTGGACAATCAGACAGAATCATATCCAGCTTATGCTGAGCCAGTTGCTCTAACAGCATTTCGTGCGTTGATTCAAAGCAGCGAAGGTGGATGTTGTTATCTTCAGGAATAGTCGTCATTAAGATCTTACTGACTAGACGTTTAGACAGCGCATCCGCGACACCAACATCAAACAGTAGGTTGGAGCGCTGGCTGTAATTAACGATATCCAGCATCTCGTAACTCAGCCCAAACATTCGATCTGCGTATTTATAGACCAGTTGTCCTAGCTCGGTTGGCTCAACACTGCGACCATTTCGCTTAGTCAATTTGCCATCCATACGCTCTTCTAGCGCTTTGATTTGTCCGGTAACCGTTTGTGGAGTCAAAAACAGCGCATCGGCTGCTTTGGTAACTGAACCTTGTTTGCACACCATCCAGAAGTAGTACAAATGGTTATAGTTGAGATGAGACATTCTAAATCGCCTAAATTGAGTGACTCTCTTTTATAGCAAAATCTCGCCACGGCAACAATGTTCGATATAACCGATGACAAAAACAACTTACCCTTCA
The Vibrio sp. CB1-14 DNA segment above includes these coding regions:
- the murJ gene encoding murein biosynthesis integral membrane protein MurJ; the encoded protein is MSKRLLKSGMIVSAMTLVSRVLGLVRDVVVANLMGAGASADVFFFANKIPNFLRRLFAEGAFSQAFVPVLTEYHASGDKDKTRDLIAKASGTLGVIVTIVTLLGILGSSVVTALFGFGWFLDWLNDGPAAPKFELASLMLKITFPYLWFITFVALSGAILNTLGKFAVSSFTPVFLNVMIIACAWFLSPNLAQPEIGLAIGVFLGGFVQFAFQIPFLIKEGVLVRPKWGWRDPGVTKIRTLMIPALFGVSVSQINLLFDTFIASFLATGSISWLYYSDRLLEFPLGLFGIAIATVILPALSRKHVDAQSEGFAHTMDWGVRMVILLGLPAMLGLMVLAKPMLMVLFMRGEFTPHDVDQASLSLLAYASGLLNFMLIKVLAPGYYSRQDTKTPVKYGIVAMATNMVFNAIFAYFYGYVGLAMATALSAFINMALLYRGLHRQNVYRITKKTVGFVVRLVIAVAAMVAVLLWQLQDMQQWLSWGLSERIVSLTVLIGLGGVTYLVALLILGIRPKDVKAATD
- the rpsT gene encoding 30S ribosomal protein S20 — translated: MANSKSAKKRAIQAEKRRQHNASRRSMMRTYMKKTIAAIEAGDKEAATSAFAEVTPILDRMATKGLIHKNKAARHKARFSAAIKAL
- the ileS gene encoding isoleucine--tRNA ligase; this translates as MSEYKDTLNLPETGFPMRGNLANREPEMLKRWYKEDLYGEIRKAKKGKKSFVLHDGPPYANGDIHIGHALNKILKDIIIKSKTLSGFDSPYIPGWDCHGLPIELMVEKKVGKPGQKVTAAEFREKCRQYAAGQVEGQKESFKRLGILGEWDKPYRTMDFATEANIIRALGKIADKGHLLKGFKPVHWCTDCGSALAEAEVEYKDKVSPSIDVRFKAADEAALLSKFELSEGHEGQGDISIVIWTTTPWTLPANRAVCLRDDLEYVLIQTEGDNPERIIVASELAKDVMDRAGIEHFHNLGFAKGADLELSQFNHPFYDFTVPAILGDHVTTESGTGVVHTAPGHGQEDFAVGQKYDLEVANPVGSNGVYLPDTELFAGQHVFKANDAVVEVLKEKGALLHHHAYEHSYPHCWRHKTPIIFRATPQWFVSMDQAGLRAKALESIKGVEWMPEWGQSRIEGMIEGRPEWCISRQRTWGVPIALFVHKETAELHPNSLELIEKVAQLVEEKGIQAWWDVETADLLGDEAGQYEKVLDTLDVWFDSGVTHYSVVDSREEFNGNSADLYLEGSDQHRGWFQSSLISSIAMKDEAPYKQVLTHGFVVDGHGRKMSKSIGNVVAPKDVTNKLGADILRLWVASTDYTGEVAVSDEILKRSADAYRRIRNTARFFLANLNGFNPETDLVPAEEMVALDRWAVGRALAAQEEIVKAYEEYNTHGVTQRLMQFCSIEMGSFYLDVIKDRQYTAKLGGHAQRSCQTALYYIVEALVRWMAPIMSFTADEIWNEMPASLPNGESRDKFVFTGEWFEGLFGLAEGEELNNEFWAEIQTVRDAVNKQLEAARSEKTIGGALQAEITLFADDALIAKLGKLEDELRFVLITSAAMVKPMSEKTDTAKATELEGLFVEVAATENEKCDRCWHHTPDVGTIAGHEKICGRCVSNVDGEGEVRKFA
- a CDS encoding ArsR/SmtB family transcription factor is translated as MNLQDMEKNASQAVVLLKAMANERRLQILCMLHNTELSVGELCARLELSQSALSQHLAWLRRDGLVSTRKEAQTVFYTLSSSEVRQLIETLHGMYCSDE
- the nhaR gene encoding transcriptional activator NhaR is translated as MSHLNYNHLYYFWMVCKQGSVTKAADALFLTPQTVTGQIKALEERMDGKLTKRNGRSVEPTELGQLVYKYADRMFGLSYEMLDIVNYSQRSNLLFDVGVADALSKRLVSKILMTTIPEDNNIHLRCFESTHEMLLEQLAQHKLDMILSDCPVDSSQSPGLFSKKLGESRMSFFTSGHLENVRFPEVLEQTRLLIPGSRTSMGRKVIQWFDQQGIQPNILGEFDDVALMKAFSMYKDDVIFLAPSIYMSEIKDKRNLQLIGDIEDIKEEYYVIFAERMIQHPAVKSVCEADFTDLLAF
- the ribF gene encoding bifunctional riboflavin kinase/FAD synthetase produces the protein MELIRGIHNLKNQHHGCVLTIGNFDGVHLGHQRVLSQVKQRASLLGLPAVVMTFEPQPMELFAKDKAPARLTRLRDKYELLEKMELDRLLCVNFNQRFASLTAESFIRDLLVDKLGVKFLVIGDDFRFGKGREGNFEMLQKAGDEFGFEVVNTASFLVEETRVSSTAIRQALANDELDASAEMLGRHYTLSGRVAHGQKLARGFGFPTANISLKRYVVPVRGVYAVQVFGVDDKPLPGIANVGKKPTVAGTTPDLEVHIFDYEGNLYGQQIEVALLHKIRDEKKFESLELLKQQIELDADVARVWLRQFKG